In the genome of Candidatus Microbacterium phytovorans, one region contains:
- a CDS encoding extracellular solute-binding protein — MKAHKILAGASLLVAGSLALSACGGGGEPTAEGGPVEMTLWQNSTTGPGQQFWKDAIAAFEAENDNVTIKMQSVQNEDMDGKLQTALNAGDPPDIFLQRGGGKMTAMVQAGQLMDLTDLISDTARSEISEGSFKAETYQDKVWAMPLAVLPSGFWYASDLFDEAGVTATPTTVDELKSVVGSLKDAGIAPIALGAKDAWPAAHWYYNFALRECAPATIEATGDSKDFSDACWLKAAQDLADFAAIEPFNEGFLTTSAQQGAGSSAGLVANHKAAMELMGAWDPGVIASLTPDEKPLPDLAWFPFPELSGGAGEPGSMMGGVDGYSCSAKAPKECADFLNFIASADQQKAYYEAFSAPPVNTVAQSAVQEDYLKQVLEAYNKAPFVSQWLDTVLGQNVGNALNVAVVDLLAGKSTPEQMMQSVADAAKKG; from the coding sequence ATGAAAGCCCACAAGATCCTCGCCGGAGCATCGCTCCTGGTCGCCGGCTCACTCGCGCTGAGCGCCTGCGGCGGGGGCGGTGAACCCACGGCGGAGGGCGGACCGGTCGAGATGACCCTCTGGCAGAACTCCACCACCGGACCCGGCCAGCAGTTCTGGAAAGACGCGATCGCGGCCTTCGAGGCCGAGAACGACAACGTCACCATCAAGATGCAGTCCGTCCAGAACGAGGACATGGACGGCAAGCTCCAGACAGCCCTCAACGCGGGCGACCCGCCCGACATCTTCCTGCAGCGCGGCGGCGGCAAGATGACCGCCATGGTGCAGGCCGGCCAGCTCATGGACCTGACCGACCTCATCAGCGACACGGCCCGCAGCGAGATCTCCGAGGGATCGTTCAAGGCCGAGACCTACCAGGACAAGGTGTGGGCGATGCCGCTAGCGGTGCTGCCGTCGGGCTTCTGGTACGCCTCCGACCTGTTCGACGAGGCCGGCGTCACCGCGACGCCCACGACCGTGGACGAGCTCAAGAGCGTCGTCGGCTCGCTCAAGGATGCCGGGATCGCCCCGATCGCGCTCGGCGCGAAGGATGCGTGGCCCGCTGCGCACTGGTACTACAACTTCGCGCTCCGCGAGTGCGCCCCGGCCACGATCGAGGCCACCGGCGACTCGAAGGACTTCAGCGACGCCTGCTGGCTGAAGGCCGCGCAGGACCTCGCCGACTTCGCCGCCATCGAGCCGTTCAACGAAGGCTTCCTCACGACCTCCGCACAGCAGGGCGCGGGAAGCTCCGCCGGCCTGGTCGCCAATCACAAGGCGGCGATGGAGCTCATGGGCGCGTGGGACCCGGGCGTGATCGCCTCGCTCACCCCCGACGAGAAGCCGCTTCCCGACCTCGCCTGGTTCCCCTTCCCGGAGCTGTCCGGCGGTGCCGGTGAACCCGGCTCGATGATGGGCGGCGTCGACGGCTACTCGTGCTCGGCCAAGGCCCCGAAGGAGTGCGCCGACTTCCTCAACTTCATCGCCTCCGCCGACCAGCAGAAGGCGTACTACGAGGCCTTCAGCGCCCCGCCGGTCAACACGGTCGCCCAGAGCGCCGTGCAGGAGGACTACCTGAAGCAGGTGCTCGAGGCCTACAACAAGGCACCGTTCGTCTCGCAGTGGCTCGACACCGTGCTCGGACAGAACGTCGGCAACGCGCTCAACGTGGCCGTCGTCGACCTCCTGGCCGGCAAGAGCACGCCCGAGCAGATGATGCAGTCGGTCGCCGACGCGGCCAAGAAGGGCTGA
- a CDS encoding GMP synthase, giving the protein MRPLAYLCVRPQRGAAAAEYESFRSAMRLDEESLQRWDLVTDPLPADAAQRWRGVVVGGSPFNVTDPESTKTDVQRRLEADLSRIAAAAASGELAALFTCYGIGVATRTLGGEVTRAYPEDTGPTSVTLTTDAGSDPLFGGLADTFAALTAHKEGTGRLPEGAVLLATNDTCPVQAYRVGDHLYATQFHPEPTGRAFTERMAVYRDDGYFAASDYDAIAGRVLAASLTEPARILRGFAQTF; this is encoded by the coding sequence ATGCGTCCGCTCGCCTACCTCTGCGTCCGTCCGCAGCGCGGTGCGGCCGCCGCCGAGTACGAGTCGTTCCGCAGCGCCATGCGCCTGGACGAGGAGAGCCTCCAGCGGTGGGACCTCGTCACCGACCCCCTCCCGGCGGATGCCGCCCAGCGCTGGCGGGGCGTCGTCGTCGGCGGCAGCCCCTTCAACGTCACCGACCCGGAGTCGACGAAGACCGACGTGCAGCGCCGCCTCGAAGCCGACCTGTCCCGTATCGCAGCGGCCGCGGCCTCCGGCGAGCTCGCCGCCCTTTTCACCTGCTACGGCATCGGCGTCGCCACCCGCACGCTCGGCGGCGAGGTCACGCGCGCGTACCCCGAGGACACGGGACCCACCAGCGTCACCCTCACGACGGATGCCGGCAGCGACCCGCTCTTCGGCGGCCTCGCCGATACGTTCGCCGCCCTCACGGCCCACAAGGAGGGCACCGGCCGGCTCCCCGAGGGGGCGGTGCTGCTCGCGACGAACGACACGTGCCCGGTGCAGGCCTACCGCGTCGGCGACCACCTGTACGCGACGCAGTTCCACCCCGAGCCCACGGGCCGCGCCTTCACCGAGCGGATGGCCGTCTACCGCGACGACGGGTACTTCGCGGCCTCCGACTACGACGCCATCGCCGGGCGGGTGCTCGCGGCATCCCTCACCGAGCCCGCGCGCATCCTCCGCGGATTCGCGCAGACGTTCTGA
- the xylA gene encoding xylose isomerase — translation MPTSSTGPTPADKFTFGLWTIGYNGTDPFGGPTRPPLDVVHAVEKLAELGAAGLTFHDDDLFPFGSTDAERQKQIDRLKGALADTGLIVPMVTTNLFSAPVFKDGGFTSNDRDVRRFALRKVLRQIDLGAELGAQTFVMWGGREGAEYDSAKDIRAALERYREAVNFLGDYVVSKGYDLRFAIEPKPNEPRGDILLPTVGHALAFIESLERPELVGLNPEVGHEQMAGLNFAAGIAQALYHGKLFHIDLNGQRGIKYDQDLVFGHGDLHNAFALVDLLENGGPDGGQAYTGPRHFDYKPSRTEDETGVWDSAAANMRTYLLLKERAQAFRADPEVQEALAAARVAELSQPTFAEGETYDDFVADRSAYEDFDADAYLGGKGFGFVRLQQLATEHLLGAR, via the coding sequence ATGCCCACTTCCTCCACCGGTCCGACCCCGGCAGACAAGTTCACCTTCGGACTCTGGACCATCGGCTACAACGGCACCGATCCGTTCGGCGGACCCACGCGACCCCCGCTGGATGTCGTGCACGCCGTCGAGAAGCTCGCCGAGCTCGGTGCGGCCGGCCTGACCTTCCACGACGACGACCTCTTCCCGTTCGGCTCGACCGACGCCGAGCGTCAGAAGCAGATCGACCGCCTCAAGGGCGCCCTCGCCGACACCGGCCTGATCGTGCCGATGGTGACGACGAACCTCTTCAGCGCGCCCGTCTTCAAGGACGGCGGCTTCACCTCCAACGACCGCGACGTGCGCCGCTTCGCCCTGCGCAAGGTGCTCCGCCAGATCGACCTGGGCGCGGAGCTCGGCGCCCAGACCTTCGTCATGTGGGGCGGCCGCGAAGGCGCCGAGTACGACTCCGCGAAGGACATCCGCGCCGCCCTCGAGCGCTACCGCGAGGCCGTCAACTTCCTCGGCGACTACGTCGTGAGCAAGGGCTACGACCTGCGGTTCGCGATCGAGCCGAAGCCCAACGAGCCGCGCGGCGACATCCTGCTGCCGACCGTCGGCCACGCCCTCGCCTTCATCGAGTCGCTCGAGCGTCCCGAGCTCGTCGGCCTCAACCCCGAGGTCGGCCATGAGCAGATGGCGGGCCTCAACTTCGCCGCGGGCATCGCGCAGGCGCTGTACCACGGCAAGCTCTTCCACATCGACCTCAACGGTCAGCGCGGCATCAAGTACGACCAGGACCTCGTCTTCGGCCACGGCGACCTCCACAACGCCTTCGCCCTCGTCGACCTGCTGGAAAACGGCGGACCCGACGGCGGCCAGGCCTACACGGGCCCGCGGCACTTCGACTACAAGCCGAGCCGCACCGAGGACGAGACCGGCGTGTGGGACTCCGCCGCGGCCAACATGCGCACCTACCTGCTGCTGAAGGAGCGGGCGCAGGCCTTCCGCGCCGACCCCGAGGTGCAGGAGGCGCTCGCCGCCGCGCGCGTCGCGGAGCTGTCGCAGCCCACGTTCGCCGAGGGTGAGACGTACGACGACTTCGTCGCCGACCGTTCGGCCTACGAGGACTTCGACGCCGACGCCTACCTCGGCGGCAAGGGCTTCGGCTTCGTCCGCCTGCAGCAGCTCGCGACGGAGCACCTGCTCGGAGCGCGCTGA
- a CDS encoding sugar ABC transporter permease, with translation MTLSETSVTPAPQTDLAQHGGGGHTPPPPSPRRRPRGIGWTGRLEIALLVGPALLIFLGFVIFPVAMAAYYGFFRWQGYGPPTDFVGLQNYLTIITDPTFLEALGHNGFIVIASIVLQGPVAVLLALLLNRRMRGQSIIRVLIFVPYVIAEVVVGTGFGLMLQTQGALNGMLEGLGLGAFTQDWISDPSIAIWTLMAILTWKYVGFAVILFLAGLQGIPEELYEAAALDGAGYWQTHWRITLPLLAPTLRIWAFLSIIGALQLFDLVYIIWGQYVASTAGTSTMATYMVVNGRNAGNFGFGNAVAVVIFVISLIVALIYQRFVLRRDTEGALTEGKKGR, from the coding sequence ATGACCCTCAGCGAGACATCTGTGACGCCCGCGCCGCAGACGGATCTCGCGCAGCACGGCGGGGGCGGCCACACGCCGCCCCCGCCCTCGCCGCGCCGCCGTCCGCGAGGAATCGGCTGGACCGGCCGGCTGGAGATCGCCCTCCTCGTCGGACCGGCGCTCCTGATCTTCCTCGGCTTCGTCATCTTCCCCGTCGCGATGGCGGCCTACTACGGCTTCTTCCGGTGGCAGGGCTACGGTCCGCCCACCGACTTCGTCGGGCTGCAGAACTACCTGACGATCATCACCGATCCGACCTTCCTCGAAGCGCTCGGCCACAACGGCTTCATCGTGATCGCCTCGATCGTCCTGCAGGGTCCGGTCGCCGTGCTGCTCGCGCTCCTGCTGAACCGCCGCATGCGCGGACAGTCGATCATCCGCGTGCTCATCTTCGTGCCGTACGTCATCGCCGAAGTCGTGGTCGGCACGGGCTTCGGCCTCATGCTCCAGACGCAGGGAGCGCTCAACGGGATGCTGGAAGGCCTCGGTCTCGGCGCATTCACGCAGGACTGGATCTCCGACCCGTCGATCGCGATCTGGACCCTCATGGCGATCCTCACGTGGAAGTACGTCGGATTCGCCGTCATCCTCTTCCTCGCCGGCCTCCAGGGCATTCCCGAGGAGCTCTACGAGGCGGCCGCGCTCGACGGCGCCGGCTACTGGCAGACCCATTGGCGCATCACGCTGCCGCTGCTCGCGCCGACGCTGCGCATCTGGGCGTTCCTGTCGATCATCGGCGCCCTGCAGCTGTTCGACCTCGTCTACATCATCTGGGGCCAGTACGTCGCGTCCACCGCGGGCACCTCGACGATGGCGACCTACATGGTCGTCAACGGCCGCAACGCCGGCAACTTCGGCTTCGGCAACGCGGTCGCCGTCGTCATCTTCGTCATCTCGCTCATCGTCGCCCTCATCTACCAGCGCTTCGTGCTCCGGCGCGACACCGAGGGCGCCCTCACGGAAGGGAAGAAGGGCCGATGA
- a CDS encoding ROK family transcriptional regulator — protein sequence MRETVGVRQTNLARLLQLVHRGGPLSRAALTEATGLNRSTIADLVGELVDEGLVVERAPDPSRRVGRPSPLVSADPSVLALAVNPEVDAVTIAAVGLDRRIAARVRIDVPAPPTPETTVALVTAQLDTWRAGDLASARIVAIGVAVPGLVRRDDGLVREAPHLGWADAPLREQIQVATGIRTSVANDASLGALAEHLFGAAVDVDDAVYLNGGASGIGGGLIVNGMPVSGAGGYAGEFGQNRPGIADAGDRRAPGGVLEDEVSRSRLLDAVGLSSADEPTLAAALAADVSAAVADEVDRQRRILSTALANAVNVLNPQVVVLGGFLATLATAGLEELTALVRAQSMPANAADVVILPAALGEDRLLIGAAEAAFGDLLRDPISAAEPSSPAG from the coding sequence ATGCGTGAGACGGTGGGCGTGCGGCAGACCAACCTCGCCCGGCTGCTGCAGCTCGTGCACCGGGGCGGCCCCCTCTCGCGCGCCGCACTGACCGAGGCGACCGGCCTCAACCGCTCGACCATCGCCGATCTCGTCGGCGAGCTCGTCGACGAAGGCCTCGTCGTGGAGCGTGCACCCGACCCGAGCCGCCGCGTCGGCCGGCCCTCGCCCCTCGTCTCCGCCGACCCGAGCGTGCTCGCCCTGGCGGTCAACCCCGAGGTGGATGCCGTGACGATCGCCGCCGTCGGTCTCGACCGGCGGATCGCCGCGCGCGTGCGCATCGACGTGCCCGCACCACCCACCCCCGAGACCACCGTCGCCCTCGTCACCGCCCAGCTCGACACGTGGCGCGCGGGCGACCTCGCGAGCGCCCGCATCGTCGCGATCGGCGTCGCGGTGCCCGGCCTCGTCCGCCGCGACGACGGCCTCGTGCGGGAAGCGCCGCACCTCGGCTGGGCCGACGCCCCCCTGCGCGAACAGATCCAGGTGGCCACCGGCATCCGCACCTCCGTCGCCAACGACGCGAGCCTGGGCGCCCTCGCGGAGCACCTGTTCGGCGCCGCGGTCGACGTCGACGACGCCGTCTACCTCAACGGCGGCGCGAGCGGCATCGGTGGCGGCCTCATCGTCAATGGGATGCCGGTGAGCGGCGCGGGCGGCTACGCGGGCGAGTTCGGGCAGAACCGTCCGGGCATCGCCGACGCGGGCGACCGGCGTGCGCCCGGGGGCGTGCTCGAGGACGAGGTGAGCCGCTCCCGCCTGCTGGATGCCGTCGGCCTCTCCTCCGCCGACGAGCCGACCCTCGCCGCCGCCCTCGCCGCCGACGTGTCCGCCGCGGTCGCCGACGAGGTCGATCGCCAGCGGCGCATCCTCTCGACGGCGCTGGCGAACGCCGTCAACGTGCTCAATCCTCAGGTCGTCGTGCTCGGCGGCTTCCTCGCGACCCTCGCCACGGCGGGGCTGGAGGAGCTCACCGCTCTCGTGCGGGCGCAGTCCATGCCCGCCAACGCCGCCGATGTCGTGATCCTGCCGGCCGCTCTAGGTGAGGATCGCCTGCTGATCGGCGCGGCGGAGGCCGCGTTCGGCGACCTCCTGCGCGACCCGATCAGCGCGGCGGAGCCGTCGTCGCCCGCGGGATGA
- the xylB gene encoding xylulokinase, which produces MALVMGVDSSTQSCKVVVVDTATGAIVREGRARHPEGTSVDPDAWWVALQEAITAAGGLDDVAAWSIGGQQHGMVALDAEGRVVRDALLWNDTRSAGAAADLVAEFGADDLVARTGLVPVASFTITKLRWLRDHEPENAARVAAVALPHDWLTWRLRGFGPERPELDELVTDRSDASGTGYWRPADDAYDRELLVAALGHDAILPRVLGPRESVTDPEGRRVAPGAGDNAGAALGVGARVGDVVVSIGTSGTVFAISEEPVRDPSGTIAGFADADGHFLPIVVTLNAARVLDAVGRLLGVDHAELSRLALAAPAGADGLTLVPYFEGERTPNLPDATASLSGMTLASTTRENLARAAVEGMLRGLGAGLDALREQGVPIERALLIGGGAQSEAVRRIAPDVLGVPVEVPEPGEYVALGAARQAAWVA; this is translated from the coding sequence ATGGCACTCGTGATGGGCGTCGACAGCTCGACGCAGTCCTGCAAGGTCGTCGTCGTCGACACCGCCACCGGGGCGATCGTCCGCGAAGGGCGCGCCCGCCACCCCGAGGGGACGAGCGTCGACCCGGATGCCTGGTGGGTCGCCCTCCAGGAGGCGATCACTGCGGCCGGCGGTCTCGACGACGTCGCGGCATGGTCGATCGGCGGGCAGCAGCACGGCATGGTCGCCCTCGACGCCGAAGGGCGGGTCGTCCGCGACGCGCTGCTGTGGAACGACACGCGCTCCGCCGGTGCCGCGGCCGATCTCGTCGCCGAGTTCGGCGCCGACGATCTCGTTGCCCGGACGGGGCTCGTGCCCGTGGCATCCTTCACCATCACGAAGCTCCGCTGGCTGCGCGACCACGAGCCGGAGAACGCGGCGAGGGTGGCGGCCGTCGCCCTTCCGCACGACTGGCTCACGTGGCGCCTGCGCGGGTTCGGTCCCGAGCGACCCGAGCTCGACGAGCTCGTGACCGACCGTTCCGACGCGTCCGGCACGGGCTACTGGCGGCCCGCCGACGACGCCTACGACCGTGAGCTGCTCGTCGCGGCCCTCGGCCACGACGCGATCCTCCCGCGGGTGCTCGGACCGCGGGAGTCGGTCACCGATCCCGAGGGCCGCCGCGTCGCCCCGGGTGCGGGCGATAACGCGGGCGCGGCCCTCGGGGTCGGTGCGCGGGTGGGCGACGTCGTCGTGTCGATCGGCACGAGCGGCACCGTCTTCGCGATCAGCGAGGAGCCCGTGCGCGACCCGTCCGGCACGATCGCCGGCTTCGCCGACGCCGACGGACACTTCCTCCCGATCGTCGTCACCCTCAACGCGGCGCGCGTGCTCGACGCGGTCGGACGCCTCCTCGGCGTCGATCACGCAGAGCTGTCGCGCCTCGCGCTCGCCGCTCCGGCGGGCGCCGACGGACTCACGCTCGTGCCGTACTTCGAGGGCGAGCGCACCCCGAACCTGCCGGATGCCACGGCATCCCTCAGCGGGATGACCCTCGCCTCGACCACCCGCGAGAACCTCGCGCGCGCCGCCGTCGAGGGCATGCTCCGTGGACTCGGCGCGGGGCTGGATGCGCTGCGCGAGCAGGGCGTTCCGATCGAGCGGGCGCTGCTGATCGGCGGCGGCGCGCAGTCCGAAGCGGTGCGCCGGATCGCGCCGGATGTGCTGGGCGTTCCCGTCGAGGTGCCGGAGCCCGGCGAGTACGTCGCGCTGGGCGCGGCGCGGCAGGCGGCGTGGGTGGCCTGA
- a CDS encoding sigma-70 family RNA polymerase sigma factor, whose protein sequence is MTATDPSHVRDDPDDDGRPSGDPSIWDRAASAFARWRGGDTRAMDDLVRTMTPVLWHVVRAYGLESALAEDVVQTTWLTLVRRHDSIAETRAVAGWLTTCARREAWRTAKAHQRVRPTEDAEIEPHLPVDVSAEERAQLADSDTRLWRAVGGLDERCRRLLRIVAFEERPDYAHIAQDLAMPVGSIGPTRQRCLAKLRTALTADGWTGDADER, encoded by the coding sequence ATGACTGCAACCGACCCGTCGCACGTGCGGGACGACCCCGACGACGACGGGCGGCCGTCGGGCGACCCGTCGATCTGGGACCGCGCAGCCTCGGCGTTCGCGCGCTGGCGCGGCGGCGACACACGCGCGATGGACGATCTCGTGCGGACCATGACGCCCGTCCTGTGGCACGTCGTGCGCGCCTACGGGCTCGAGAGCGCGCTCGCGGAAGACGTCGTGCAGACGACGTGGCTGACGCTCGTGCGGCGCCACGACAGCATCGCCGAGACGCGCGCCGTCGCGGGATGGCTCACGACGTGCGCCCGCCGTGAGGCGTGGCGCACGGCGAAGGCGCACCAGCGTGTGCGGCCCACCGAGGATGCCGAGATCGAACCCCATCTGCCGGTCGACGTGTCGGCCGAGGAGCGCGCACAGCTCGCCGACAGCGACACGCGGCTGTGGCGGGCGGTCGGCGGCCTCGACGAGAGGTGTCGCCGGCTGCTGCGGATCGTGGCTTTCGAGGAGCGACCCGACTACGCGCACATCGCGCAGGACCTCGCGATGCCGGTCGGGTCGATCGGCCCCACACGACAGCGTTGCCTGGCGAAGCTGCGTACTGCGCTGACCGCCGACGGATGGACAGGAGACGCCGATGAGCGCTGA
- a CDS encoding LacI family DNA-binding transcriptional regulator, giving the protein MSQRRPTIHDVADRAGVSVATVSKAMNGRYGVATETADRVLRAVAELGYESSLIARSMRSHRTGVIGVLVADFEPFSAEVLKGVGEALRDSRYDLLAYTGSRGDEDGWERRSLSRLSGTLIDGAIMVTPTVVNVSTEVPLVAVDPHAGPADLPIVECDSFGGAREATHYLIELGHRRIGYIAGRADLRSSIARDAGYRRALADAGIRFDPAYVGAGRYQEATVREVAIDMLSAPDRPTAIFAANDISALAILQVAAELHLDVPRDLSIVGFDDIPEATRLATPLTTVRQPMGRLGAEAAGMLLALLRGEQPEVTHLRLPTKLIPRATTAPPR; this is encoded by the coding sequence ATGAGTCAACGCAGACCGACCATCCACGACGTGGCCGACCGCGCCGGCGTCTCCGTGGCCACGGTCTCCAAGGCGATGAACGGGCGATACGGCGTCGCCACCGAGACGGCCGACCGTGTGCTGCGGGCCGTCGCAGAGCTCGGCTACGAGTCGAGCCTCATCGCCCGGAGCATGCGCTCGCACCGCACGGGTGTGATCGGCGTGCTCGTCGCCGACTTCGAGCCCTTCAGCGCCGAAGTGCTCAAGGGTGTCGGCGAGGCGCTCCGCGACTCCCGCTACGACCTGCTCGCCTACACGGGCTCGCGCGGCGACGAAGACGGCTGGGAGAGGCGGTCGCTCTCCCGCCTCAGCGGCACCCTCATCGACGGCGCGATCATGGTCACCCCCACCGTCGTCAACGTCAGCACCGAGGTGCCGCTCGTCGCGGTCGACCCCCACGCGGGGCCCGCCGATCTCCCCATCGTCGAGTGCGACAGCTTCGGCGGCGCACGCGAGGCCACCCACTACCTCATCGAACTCGGTCATCGCCGCATCGGCTACATCGCCGGTCGCGCCGACCTGCGCTCCTCGATCGCCCGCGACGCCGGGTACCGACGAGCGTTGGCGGATGCCGGCATCCGCTTCGATCCGGCCTACGTCGGCGCGGGGCGCTACCAGGAGGCCACCGTGCGCGAGGTGGCGATCGACATGCTGTCGGCGCCCGACCGGCCCACCGCGATCTTCGCCGCCAACGACATCTCCGCCCTGGCGATCCTCCAGGTCGCCGCCGAGCTGCACCTCGACGTCCCGCGAGACCTGTCGATCGTCGGCTTCGACGACATCCCGGAGGCCACGCGGCTCGCGACACCCCTCACGACCGTGCGTCAGCCGATGGGGAGGCTCGGCGCCGAGGCGGCGGGTATGCTCTTGGCGCTCCTGCGCGGCGAGCAGCCGGAGGTGACCCACCTGCGGCTGCCGACGAAACTCATCCCGCGGGCGACGACGGCTCCGCCGCGCTGA